Below is a genomic region from Deinococcus cellulosilyticus NBRC 106333 = KACC 11606.
GGCATTGAGGGCCAGGAAAGGCTGACGGGTGAGGGTCATCAGGATTTCGAGCAGTTCATCGTGGTCCACCACCCCTTCGAGCTGGGGCATCAGGTCTTCGAGCTTGAAGGTGGTGTGGGCAGGATAATTGGACAGGGAGAGCATCACCTGAGAAAACACCCCGCGCTCACCAAGCTGGCGGCTGGTGATCTCACTGATGGAGCGTGCGCTTTCTGCAGTGAGGGTGTCGGTGTTCCAGTACCCCCGGAGCTCCACAGGGGTGACGCTGCCCATTCTGTTGCTGCTGAGCAGGGTTTCCATGGCTTCACGGGTCACCTGGGTGACTTTCACATCGCTGGGGGGCATCACCTCGCCCAGTTCGCTGACCAGCAGGGCACGGTAGGTGGAGGTGCTCTGGCGGAAGAGGTCCCAGTCTGCACGGGTGCTCAGCAGCACAGAGTAGGCATGCACGCCAAGCTGGGCTTCCAGCACCACCGAGGAGGCATTGATGGGACGCAGATGGTACCCCATCTCTCTGGCAAAGCGTTCCACCAGCGGATCAAGGGTTGGGGCCTGATAGGCAGGCTGACCGGGTTGCTGGGGTTCACGGCCATAGGCAGCAGAGTTCTGTACAGGCTGCTGGCTCTGACGGGGCGCAGGATTTTTTGCTTCCACAGCAGGTCTTTCCTGCCTTTCCTGCCTTTCCTGGCGCTCATGGCGGTCCAGCAGGCGTTCAGGCTGAGCAGGAGTTTCACGCTGGGGGCGCTGGGTTGCAGCAGGTTCCTGGCGTTCCTTCTGGGCAGGCTTCTCCAGAGCAGGAGCAGGTGCCCTGCGCTCCAGGCGCACTTCACGCAGGTAGGCGCTCTCTTCGACCACCACACGCTGGGGGGGTGGGGGAACCACCGGACGGGGGTAGTTGCTCTGGTAGTTGGCCTGGGTGGCAGCAGGGCGGCTCTGGGCCTTGACCTCCACGCTGACCTGCACCACGCCCGAGCCTGCATGCTCAAGGCGCAGCACGTCGTTGGGATTCAACTGGTAGGCATCGTAATAGGGCTTGAGGCCATGGATTCTGCGTTGTTTGGCATTGAGGGTGACGGCGTATTCGTCCCCTTTTTCTGTTTTCAGCACACTGATGCCTTCGGCGACCAGTGGTTCTAGAGATTTCTGGATGGTGAGACTGCCCTCGGTCAGGCAGAGGCGGGTCAGGATGTAGCGGTACTGGCCTTTCACTTTGTACGATCCTCCCAGAAGGTGCGGAACCCGATCACAGCGAGGTTTCCGGCGGAGACGTTTGAATTGTTTTCAGAATAACATAATTATCACAATTTCATCTCCAAGTCATAAGACCGGTTTCTGAAATAAAGCTGAAAGAGATCAAAACACCCGACTCATTTTGATATTTACATAATCCATCTCATTTGTTGTCAAGCTGTTCAAGTTAAAGACAAAAAACCAATTCTCGATATGATTACAACATAACAGCTGAACACAAGCTGAATTCCGTCGCATTGTTCTCAAGCACTTCTGGTTAGAATGATGGGGACAATGTTCAGCTGGCTGACAGGCGCGAAAGACTTACTCGACATCTTGCTGGTCGCCACCCTGATTTATCAAGGCTACCTGCTGCTGGAAAACACCCGTGCACTCAACGTGCTGCGGGGCATCCTGATTTTTGTCGTGGTGTGGCTGCTTGCCAGCTATTTCAAGCTTGCCAGTGTGGATTACCTGCTCTCCAAAGCAGCCACCGTGGGTCTCTTTGCCCTGGTGGTGGTGTTCCAGCCCGAACTGAGACAACTCTTTGAGCGTCTGGGCCGTCCCAGAGGCCGGGAAGACCAGCAGGCCGGAGCCGTGGTCAATGAAATTGCCCGCGCAGTGGAACACATGGCAGAACGAAGCATCGGTGCCCTGATTGCCCTGGAGCGCCGGACCCCCCTTGGTGAATACGCCGCCTCCGGTGTCAAACTGGACGCGATGATCAGTGCCCCCTTCCTGGAAGCCATCTTCGCCCGCAATGCCCCCCTGCACGACGGAGGGGTCATCATCAAAGAAGGCCGGGTGGTGGCTGCCGGATGCGTGTTCCCCCTGCAAAACCAACAGGATGGGGTCTACAAGAGGTACGGCACCCGTCACCGCAGTGCCCTCGGCCTCTCTGAAGGGACAGACGCCGTGGTGATCGTGGTCTCCGAGGAACGGGGCAGCATCAGACTTGCCCAGAGCGGAAGGCTTTCACAGGATCTCAACGCCAACGAACTGCGCGACAAACTCCGCGCCCTGCTCTATGAGGTCAAATCGTGATGCGCCTCATCACCCACAAACTCCCACAGAAAATCATCTCTCTGGTGCTTGCTGTGGTGATCTACTTCATCGCCACAGCAGACCAGCGTTCCACCAGTGAACGCAGCTTTGAAGTGCCCGTGCAGGTGATTGACGCCTCTCCAAACGCTTCCCAGAGAGACGTGTCAGACATCCCCAAAACCATCCGCGTGACCCTCAGTGGTCCCATCAACCGACTGGAAACCCTGGAAGCAGACCGCATTGAGGCCAATCTGGACGTCAGCAACCTGCCCGCAGGCCGTTTCCAGAGCCGCCTCGAAGTGATTGAACCCACCGGAACCCGCATGGTCAGTTACACCCCCCAGGTGATCTCGGGCCTGATTGACCGGGTGATCAGTGTGCGCTTTCCGGTCAAAACCACCCACCTGAATGTCTCGGACGATGAGATCTTCCGCTTCACCACCAACCCGGACCGGGTGCAGGTGACAGGCCCCCAGAACCGTGTGGAAAGCGTGGCCAATGTCATCACCCAGCCAGTGGCCTATCAGGAGAACAACGTCCGGCAGGTCACCGTTGTTGCATTGGATGCCCAGGGCCACGAGGTGCAGGATGTGAAACTCACGCCCCGGAGTGTGCAGGTGGCACGGGTGGATGTGGGAACCCTGCCCGTGAAAACAGTCCCGGTGAGACTGGCACCTGTGAATGACCGGTTTCAGGTCCTGAGTGCCAGTTTCAGTCCCAAAACCATCCGGGTGCTCAGCACGCCTGAGAATCTCAGTAAAATAGACTCTGTGCAGGCCACCGTCACCCTCAAAGAGGGCACCTATGTCACCCCGGCCCGCCTGACCCTGCCTGACGGATACACTGCACTCGACCGTGTGAACGTCACCCTCAGCGTCAAAGCGAAATAATCCAACAAAACACCAAGGACCACCCATGATCTATCCCATTCGACTTTACGGAGACCCCGTCCTGCGCCAGAAAGCCAGGGCCGTCACAGATTTCACCCAGACCGTGCAGGTCCCTGGCTTCGAGCCTGTCAGCCTCATCCAGCTTGCCGAAAACATGCTGGACACCATGTACAACGCCCACGGCGTGGGCATTGCCGCCCCACAGATCGGACTTGGCCTGCGCATGTTCGTGATGGCAGAATACGCCGACGATGAAGAGGAAGGCGAAGCCGCAGAGGACTCCGATCCCCGTGCCCGGTCCAGAGTGCTGCGTGAACTGGTGGTCATCAACCCCGTTCTGGAACCCCTCAACAAGAAGAAAAACAAGAACTCTCAGGAAGGGTGCCTATCGGTTCCTGGCATCTACGAGGAAGGCATTGCCCGCTTCTCCGAAATGCGCCTCACCTACCAGGACGCCGAGGGCAACACCCACACCGAAGAGAACGAGGACTTCATTGCGCGCGTCTGGCAGCATGAAAATGATCACCTGAACGGCAAGTTCTTCCTGGACCACCTGCCCAAACACATCACCGATGAGCACCGCACCGAGCTTGCCATCATGCAGCGCAAGGCCAAAGCTTTCCTGAAAGAACTCAAAGAAAAAGGCTGGTGAACCATGACCCGCAGAAAAGTGGCCTTTTTTGGGTCTCCTGCTTTCGCCCTGCCCGTGATGGAAGCCATTCACGCCAGCCATGACATCGTGCTGGTGGTCTCCCAGCCTGACAAACCTGTGGGCAGAGGCAACAAAATCACCCCTCCTCCCGTCGCGGCCAGAGCAAAAGAACTGGGCTTGCCGCTCAGTCAACCTGTCAAACTCCGCAAAAATGAGGACTTCATTGAGGTCCTGAGACAATCTGGAGCAGAGGTCGCTGTCACCTGTGCTTACGGCAAGATCCTTCCACAAAGCGTGCTGGACGTTCCCAGATACGGTTTCATCAACACCCACACCAGTCTCCTTCCCAAATACCGTGGAGCAGCCCCCATCCAGTGGGCCCTGATCGATGGGGAGGAAGTCACCGGAACCACCATCATGCAGACCGATGCAGGCATGGACACCGGAGACATCCTGATTCAGGAAGCTCTCTCCATCCAGCCTGAATGGACCCTCTCTGACCTGGCACAGGCCCTGAGCGCCCAGGCCAGCAGGCTCATTGTGCAAGCCCTGAACAACCTGGAAACCCTGGTTCACACGCCACAAGACCATCAGGCCGCCACACACGCCAGAATGCTCGAAAAAGAGGATGGCGAGATCCGCTGGACGGATTCCCTTCAGAGCATCGTGAACCGCTACAGGGGCACCTACGGCTGGCCTGGAAGCTACACCCATCACAAAGGCAAACGCCTGAAAGTGCTGGAGCTCAGGGCTTCAGATGCTCCCAGAACCACTGAACCCGGGCATGTGCAGGGCACCACAGAACGGGGTGTTCTGGTCGCCTGCAGTGACGGTGTGATTGAGCTTCTGCAGGTGCAGCCTGAATCCAAAGCTGCTTTAAGCGGAGCGGACTGGTTTAGAAACCACCAGATCAAAATGGGTGAAAAGCTCGGACAGTGATGCTGCGGAACTTCAAGAGACAGACCCGGGTCTGTCTCTTTTTGCATCCGTCATCTGGAACTGCAGAGGTCCCATCACCAGACAAAACACTTTGAATGCTTCACCCAGTCCAGCTCTTCCAGTTGCGCTGCAATCTGGGGATCAGGCAATCCAAAAGCACCCTGAAACCAGATGATTTTCAGTGCAGAATAGTCTGCTTCACTGCCTGCATGCGCCTCTCCCACCCACGTGGAAACACACAGCACAGGAGGCATGCTGGAGACTTCACCAAATGAAGCAGAGAAGTCCGTGTCCAGTCTGGTCTGCTCGGGTTCCAGCAAAAGCACCGGCAGGTCATCCTGGGCCTGTCTCAGCATCTGCAAGGTCTGCAGGTTGTCCTCACGGGTGAGCAAGCCTGCCAGCCTTTCCTGATCGGTTAAATCCTGATGATATGAAGAAAGCTCGATCTGATGTCCTGATCTCAGCTGGATGCTGTAACCCATGCTGCCAGTATAAAGAAAAGCCTGAAAACAATAAAAAAAGGACCCGGTCTTTGAACCAGGTCCTGTCTTTTCTGGAGCGGGTAACGAGACTCGAACTCGTGACCTCAACCTTGGCAAGGTCGCGCTCTACCAACTGAGCTACACCCGCATCTGTTGCAGCGCCAAACATATTAGCAAAACCATTTTTGCACGTCAAGCACTGCTGCGAAAACACCAGACATAAAAAACCCCTCGCGCCTATCTACTCTCCCGGACGATCACTCGCCAAGTACCATCGACGTTGCAACGTTTCACGATCCAGTTCGG
It encodes:
- the cdaA gene encoding diadenylate cyclase CdaA is translated as MFSWLTGAKDLLDILLVATLIYQGYLLLENTRALNVLRGILIFVVVWLLASYFKLASVDYLLSKAATVGLFALVVVFQPELRQLFERLGRPRGREDQQAGAVVNEIARAVEHMAERSIGALIALERRTPLGEYAASGVKLDAMISAPFLEAIFARNAPLHDGGVIIKEGRVVAAGCVFPLQNQQDGVYKRYGTRHRSALGLSEGTDAVVIVVSEERGSIRLAQSGRLSQDLNANELRDKLRALLYEVKS
- a CDS encoding CdaR family protein, with translation MMRLITHKLPQKIISLVLAVVIYFIATADQRSTSERSFEVPVQVIDASPNASQRDVSDIPKTIRVTLSGPINRLETLEADRIEANLDVSNLPAGRFQSRLEVIEPTGTRMVSYTPQVISGLIDRVISVRFPVKTTHLNVSDDEIFRFTTNPDRVQVTGPQNRVESVANVITQPVAYQENNVRQVTVVALDAQGHEVQDVKLTPRSVQVARVDVGTLPVKTVPVRLAPVNDRFQVLSASFSPKTIRVLSTPENLSKIDSVQATVTLKEGTYVTPARLTLPDGYTALDRVNVTLSVKAK
- the def gene encoding peptide deformylase — its product is MIYPIRLYGDPVLRQKARAVTDFTQTVQVPGFEPVSLIQLAENMLDTMYNAHGVGIAAPQIGLGLRMFVMAEYADDEEEGEAAEDSDPRARSRVLRELVVINPVLEPLNKKKNKNSQEGCLSVPGIYEEGIARFSEMRLTYQDAEGNTHTEENEDFIARVWQHENDHLNGKFFLDHLPKHITDEHRTELAIMQRKAKAFLKELKEKGW
- the fmt gene encoding methionyl-tRNA formyltransferase, which translates into the protein MTRRKVAFFGSPAFALPVMEAIHASHDIVLVVSQPDKPVGRGNKITPPPVAARAKELGLPLSQPVKLRKNEDFIEVLRQSGAEVAVTCAYGKILPQSVLDVPRYGFINTHTSLLPKYRGAAPIQWALIDGEEVTGTTIMQTDAGMDTGDILIQEALSIQPEWTLSDLAQALSAQASRLIVQALNNLETLVHTPQDHQAATHARMLEKEDGEIRWTDSLQSIVNRYRGTYGWPGSYTHHKGKRLKVLELRASDAPRTTEPGHVQGTTERGVLVACSDGVIELLQVQPESKAALSGADWFRNHQIKMGEKLGQ